The Obesumbacterium proteus DNA window CCGACCAGCTGCCACATCGCATCTAAGCCTAAACATCCTGGCATCACGGGATCGCCAACGAAATGGCAACCAAAGAACCATAGGTCAGGATTGATATCCAGCTCAGCTTCTACATAGCCTTTATTGTAGTTACCGCCGTCTTCGGTCATTTTCACGACACGATCCATCATCAGCATATTGCCTGACGGCAGTGGTGGCCCACCAGCGCCGAACAGTTCACCGCGTCCAGACGCTTCAAGGTCTTCTTTAGTATAAGATTCGCGTTTATCTACCATAATTCTTGTAAGCCTTATTTTAATGAAGGGTGCATGTTAGCTAACACGTGTACGCTGAACAAGTCCGATCAGCCATGGTTGAACCAGTTTAGCCAGCGTAGTGGCCAAGGCAATTGGCGCTTATCCATTGGGCTGATAGCGGCAATTCGATCTTGTATTGCACCGATGAGGCTAGGCCCCGTCTCACTACGGTATACTACGCCGGTCAGAATTGGCAGTGCATCTTCTGCATTCTCGACGGCCCAAAGATGGAAGGTTCCAGCTTTAACCGCTTCGATAACTTCTGCACTTAAGCATAAATGACGAGCGTTGGTTGCCGGAATAATCACGCCCTGAGAGCCCGTTAAGCCACGACGCTGACAGGCTTCAAAGAAGCCTTCAATCTTCTCATTAACGCCGCCAATAGGCTGTACGTGTCCAAATTGGTCCACGGAGCCGGTGACTGCGATCTGTTGATTGATTGGCGCAAGAGAAAGTGCGCTGACCAATGCACAAAGCTCGGCAAGTGAAGCGCTGTCGCCGTCAACTTCACCATAAGATTGCTCGAAAACAATAGACGCAGAGAAGGGGAGCTGTTGCTCTAAATCTAATTCAGAAATCAGGAAGGCTTGCATAATCATCATGCCCTTGGCATGAAGATTCCCGCCCAGCTCCGCTTTGCGTTCTACGTCCGTAAATTCGCCATCGCCCAGATGCACCGCGCAGGTAATGCGCGAAGGCTCGCCAAACATCAGTGGGTGGCCTGGGTATTCTAATACCGACAAGCCGTTGATTTGGCCAATGACCTCACCCTCGGTTTCTATCAGGATTTGGCCTAGCTCAATTTCATCATGCATGCGTTCGGCAAGATAACCCTCACGCCAGCGGCGAGAGGCGATCGTTTCATTGAGGGCTTGGGCATCAATAACCTCGTTGCTATGCAACGCGGCTTCACGCAGCGTGCGTGCAATGAGCGTTGGGCTAAGCGGCAACGTGCCTTGATCGCCAATGGCTCGGATGGCCGTATTAACGAGGATTGGC harbors:
- the fabA gene encoding bifunctional 3-hydroxydecanoyl-ACP dehydratase/trans-2-decenoyl-ACP isomerase; its protein translation is MVDKRESYTKEDLEASGRGELFGAGGPPLPSGNMLMMDRVVKMTEDGGNYNKGYVEAELDINPDLWFFGCHFVGDPVMPGCLGLDAMWQLVGFYLGWLGGEGKGRALGVGEVKFTGQVLPTAKKVTYRIHFKRVINRRLIMGIADGEVLVDGQVIYNASDLKVGLFKDTSAF
- a CDS encoding AAA family ATPase, giving the protein MSNYRLDWQSLLPDTTPYQSVFSAAAQQPALTFSEYQPRLENSLAHFCHPQSPSPFMILKAEETYEYLAILHRATGELLPELTLRGSQYHIDGMHVSIMPADNPQANFAATTTSLFADWYEGEQLFGTVRQSNGKITLEPGMVHKANGGVLILSLRTMLAQPLLWLRLKQIVLGRKFKWFSPDENKPLPVHIPDMPIDLKVILVSDREGLADFQDMEPDLCFNSIYGEFEADMSLVDTEDMQRWCSLVTTIANEYQLPPIAEDAWPILVNTAIRAIGDQGTLPLSPTLIARTLREAALHSNEVIDAQALNETIASRRWREGYLAERMHDEIELGQILIETEGEVIGQINGLSVLEYPGHPLMFGEPSRITCAVHLGDGEFTDVERKAELGGNLHAKGMMIMQAFLISELDLEQQLPFSASIVFEQSYGEVDGDSASLAELCALVSALSLAPINQQIAVTGSVDQFGHVQPIGGVNEKIEGFFEACQRRGLTGSQGVIIPATNARHLCLSAEVIEAVKAGTFHLWAVENAEDALPILTGVVYRSETGPSLIGAIQDRIAAISPMDKRQLPWPLRWLNWFNHG